A single region of the Streptomyces caelestis genome encodes:
- a CDS encoding class E sortase: protein MAATTDTEHEEHTGAAASRPSAARRRRPGPIAMAVSVFGELLITAGLVLGLFVAYSLWWTNVVADRAAGKQADQVRDGWAHGRGGPGALDTKNGIGFLHVPAMKNGEVLVEKGTSNQILNDGVAGYYTDPVKSALPMSGKAGNFSLAAHRDGHGAKFHNIDKIKKGDPIVFETKDKWYVYKVYGILPETSKYNVKVLSAVPKESGKKKPGHYITLTTCTPVYTSTYRYVVWGELERVEKVNADRTPPKELR, encoded by the coding sequence GTGGCAGCGACCACCGACACGGAGCACGAAGAGCACACCGGCGCGGCGGCGTCCCGGCCGTCCGCGGCCCGGCGCCGCCGCCCCGGCCCGATCGCCATGGCGGTGAGCGTCTTCGGGGAACTCCTCATCACCGCCGGCCTGGTCCTGGGCCTGTTCGTCGCCTACTCGCTCTGGTGGACGAACGTGGTCGCCGACCGTGCGGCCGGGAAGCAGGCGGACCAGGTCCGTGACGGCTGGGCGCACGGCCGGGGCGGGCCCGGCGCGCTGGACACCAAGAACGGCATCGGGTTCCTGCACGTACCGGCGATGAAGAACGGCGAGGTCCTGGTCGAGAAGGGCACGTCGAACCAGATCCTCAACGACGGTGTCGCCGGCTACTACACCGATCCCGTGAAGTCGGCCCTGCCGATGTCGGGCAAGGCCGGCAACTTCTCCCTCGCCGCCCACCGGGACGGTCACGGCGCCAAGTTCCACAACATCGACAAGATCAAGAAGGGCGACCCGATCGTCTTCGAGACGAAGGACAAGTGGTACGTCTACAAGGTCTACGGCATCCTCCCCGAGACCTCGAAGTACAACGTCAAGGTCCTCTCGGCGGTCCCCAAGGAGTCCGGCAAGAAGAAGCCCGGGCACTACATCACCCTGACGACCTGCACCCCGGTCTACACGAGCACGTACCGCTACGTCGTGTGGGGCGAACTGGAGCGGGTCGAGAAGGTGAACGCGGACCGGACACCGCCGAAGGAACTGCGCTGA
- the pknB gene encoding Stk1 family PASTA domain-containing Ser/Thr kinase codes for MEEPRRLGGRYELGPVLGRGGMAEVYHAHDTRLGRQVAVKTLRADLARDPSFQARFRREAQSAASLNHPAIVAVYDTGEDYIDGVSIPYIVMEYVEGSTLRELLHSGRKLLPERSMEMTIGILQGLEYAHRNGIVHRDIKPANVMLTRNGQVKVMDFGIARAMGDSGMTMTQTAAVIGTAQYLSPEQAKGEQVDARSDLYSTGCLLYELLTVRPPFVGDSPVAVAYQHVREEPQAPSVFDPEITPEMDAIVLKALVKDPDYRYQSADEMRADIEACLDGQPVAATAAMGAVGYGGYPDDQPTTALRADSGAGATSMLPPMNPDDGGYGYDDRPDRRRQQQRKSNTSTILLVVAGILVLVGAILIGRWAFSGNGVGNDEVPTPNLVGETLTDAKRLAENSDLKLSTTNKPCENQSKGKICDQNPDPQTQVKKYSTVEVVVSTGAPKVAVPSVTGLSLDEAKEKLGSDKYEFVIETETRTSPEDPGKVLEQNPTTGEEVEKGSTITLTVAKAEEKATVPDVLNQTCDAAKQQMQASNLVGNCTEVETDDDNKVGKVIQTTPQAGTSVDKNSSVNIQIGKKKQQQKVKVPQVVGRPVGQAKQMLAQAGFTNIQFAGGSDQSDTAVVAGQDPQGGTEVDDPAGTTITLQTVGIGNNGGNNNGGNGNGGIFGGITGRDED; via the coding sequence ATGGAAGAGCCGCGTCGCCTCGGCGGCCGGTACGAGCTGGGCCCGGTGCTCGGCCGTGGTGGCATGGCGGAGGTTTACCACGCGCATGACACCCGACTCGGGCGCCAGGTGGCGGTGAAGACGCTGCGCGCGGACCTCGCGCGCGACCCGTCCTTCCAGGCCCGGTTCCGCCGGGAGGCCCAGTCGGCCGCGTCACTCAACCATCCCGCGATCGTCGCGGTCTACGACACGGGTGAGGACTACATCGACGGGGTCTCGATCCCGTACATCGTGATGGAGTACGTCGAGGGCTCCACACTCCGTGAACTGCTGCACAGCGGCCGCAAGCTGCTGCCGGAGCGGTCCATGGAGATGACCATCGGCATCCTCCAGGGCCTGGAGTACGCCCACCGCAACGGCATCGTCCACCGCGACATCAAGCCCGCGAACGTCATGCTGACGCGCAACGGCCAGGTCAAGGTGATGGACTTCGGCATCGCCCGCGCCATGGGCGACTCCGGCATGACGATGACGCAGACGGCGGCGGTCATCGGCACCGCCCAGTACCTCTCGCCGGAGCAGGCGAAGGGCGAGCAGGTCGACGCGAGGTCGGACCTCTACTCCACCGGCTGCCTGCTCTACGAGCTCCTGACGGTGAGGCCCCCCTTCGTCGGCGACTCCCCGGTGGCCGTGGCGTACCAGCACGTCCGGGAGGAGCCGCAGGCGCCGAGCGTCTTCGACCCCGAGATCACGCCCGAGATGGACGCGATCGTGCTGAAGGCGCTGGTCAAGGACCCGGACTACCGCTACCAGTCGGCCGACGAGATGCGCGCCGACATCGAGGCCTGCCTCGACGGCCAGCCGGTCGCGGCCACGGCCGCGATGGGCGCGGTGGGCTACGGCGGCTACCCCGACGACCAGCCGACGACGGCCCTGCGCGCGGACTCCGGCGCGGGCGCCACCTCCATGCTGCCCCCCATGAACCCGGACGACGGCGGCTACGGCTACGACGACCGCCCCGACCGGCGCCGCCAGCAGCAGCGCAAGTCCAACACCTCGACGATCCTGCTGGTGGTGGCGGGCATCCTCGTCCTGGTCGGGGCCATCCTGATCGGGCGGTGGGCGTTCAGTGGCAACGGGGTCGGCAACGACGAGGTTCCCACTCCGAACTTGGTCGGCGAAACGCTGACTGACGCCAAGCGACTGGCAGAAAACAGCGACCTCAAGCTGAGTACCACCAACAAGCCCTGCGAGAACCAGAGCAAGGGCAAGATCTGCGATCAGAACCCGGATCCCCAGACCCAGGTCAAGAAGTACTCCACCGTCGAGGTCGTGGTCTCGACGGGCGCGCCGAAGGTGGCCGTGCCCAGCGTCACCGGCTTGAGCCTCGACGAGGCGAAGGAAAAGCTGGGCAGTGACAAGTACGAGTTCGTGATCGAAACGGAGACCCGGACGTCCCCCGAGGACCCCGGCAAGGTGCTGGAGCAGAACCCGACCACGGGCGAAGAGGTGGAGAAGGGCTCCACGATCACCCTCACCGTCGCCAAGGCCGAGGAGAAGGCCACCGTCCCGGACGTGCTCAACCAGACCTGTGACGCGGCCAAGCAGCAGATGCAGGCCAGCAACCTGGTCGGCAACTGCACCGAGGTGGAGACCGACGACGACAACAAGGTCGGCAAGGTCATCCAGACCACGCCGCAGGCCGGTACCTCCGTCGACAAGAACTCGTCGGTCAACATCCAGATCGGCAAGAAGAAGCAGCAGCAGAAGGTCAAGGTCCCGCAGGTCGTCGGCCGGCCGGTCGGCCAGGCCAAGCAGATGCTCGCGCAGGCCGGCTTCACGAACATCCAGTTCGCGGGCGGCAGCGACCAGAGCGACACCGCAGTCGTCGCCGGCCAGGACCCGCAGGGCGGCACCGAGGTCGACGACCCGGCGGGCACGACGATCACCCTCCAGACCGTCGGCATCGGGAACAACGGCGGCAACAACAACGGCGGTAACGGCAACGGCGGCATCTTCGGCGGCATCACCGGCCGCGACGAGGACTGA
- a CDS encoding DUF5324 family protein yields MTRIDSVRAATGSAKDSVLHAAEVVAPYADTAKDRAAHYAHEARVRLAPKVTQAAGQARVQYGTHVQPYLEQARTHVPPKVDQAAVRTRQAARQAAEYSRPKLEQAMAVAVPVTTEAAARSAAAMAALRGQVSSKEVQKLIRKHERRARAGRAVKTLVVLGALAGGAFAAWKWWDKQANPDWLVEPPAATEVPESGRLTSVDGSGESVLDPEVEAKQAEDETARRDDRS; encoded by the coding sequence GTGACCCGCATCGACAGCGTGCGCGCCGCGACTGGTTCGGCGAAGGACAGCGTGCTGCACGCCGCGGAAGTGGTGGCGCCCTACGCCGACACGGCCAAGGACAGGGCCGCGCACTACGCACACGAGGCACGCGTACGGCTAGCGCCCAAGGTGACGCAGGCCGCCGGGCAGGCGCGCGTCCAGTACGGCACCCATGTGCAGCCGTATCTGGAGCAGGCCCGCACGCATGTGCCGCCGAAGGTCGACCAGGCCGCCGTCCGCACGCGCCAGGCCGCCCGGCAGGCGGCGGAGTACTCCAGGCCGAAGCTCGAGCAGGCGATGGCCGTGGCCGTGCCCGTCACGACCGAGGCCGCCGCCCGGAGCGCGGCCGCGATGGCCGCGCTGCGCGGTCAGGTCTCGTCGAAGGAGGTCCAGAAGCTGATCCGCAAGCACGAACGGCGGGCGAGGGCCGGCCGGGCCGTGAAGACGCTGGTCGTTCTGGGCGCCCTCGCGGGCGGTGCCTTCGCGGCCTGGAAGTGGTGGGACAAGCAGGCCAACCCGGACTGGCTGGTGGAACCGCCCGCCGCGACGGAGGTTCCCGAGTCGGGCCGTCTGACCTCTGTGGACGGCAGTGGTGAGTCGGTTCTGGACCCGGAGGTCGAGGCGAAGCAGGCCGAGGACGAGACCGCGCGACGCGACGACCGTTCCTGA
- a CDS encoding aminodeoxychorismate/anthranilate synthase component II — translation MSARILVVDNYDSFVFNLVQYLYQLGAECEVLRNDEVSTAHAQDGFDGVLLSPGPGTPEEAGVCVDMVRHCAATGVPVFGVCLGMQSMQVAYGGVVNRAPELLHGKTSLVEHTSRGVFDGLPSPFTATRYHSLAAEPATVPAELEVTARTHDGIVMGLRHRELPVEGVQFHPESVLTEHGHRMLANWLVECGDQGAVARSAGLAPVVGRATA, via the coding sequence GTGAGCGCGCGCATTCTCGTCGTCGACAACTACGACAGCTTCGTCTTCAACCTGGTCCAGTACCTGTACCAGCTGGGCGCCGAGTGCGAGGTCCTGCGCAACGACGAGGTGTCGACGGCACACGCCCAGGACGGCTTCGACGGTGTCCTGCTCTCCCCGGGCCCGGGCACGCCGGAGGAGGCGGGTGTCTGCGTCGACATGGTCCGGCACTGCGCCGCCACGGGCGTCCCGGTCTTCGGTGTGTGCCTCGGCATGCAGTCGATGCAGGTGGCGTACGGCGGTGTCGTGAACCGCGCACCCGAGCTGCTGCACGGCAAGACCTCGCTGGTCGAGCACACGAGCCGGGGTGTCTTCGACGGCCTGCCCTCGCCCTTCACGGCGACGCGCTACCACTCGCTGGCCGCCGAGCCCGCGACGGTCCCGGCCGAGCTGGAGGTCACGGCCCGGACGCACGACGGCATCGTGATGGGCCTGAGGCACCGCGAACTCCCGGTCGAGGGCGTGCAGTTCCATCCCGAGTCGGTGCTGACCGAGCACGGGCACCGGATGCTGGCCAACTGGCTGGTGGAGTGCGGCGACCAGGGCGCGGTGGCGAGGTCGGCCGGGCTCGCCCCGGTGGTGGGCAGGGCCACGGCGTGA
- a CDS encoding peptidylprolyl isomerase: MAEQLYATLKTNHGDIEVRLLPNHAPKTVKNFVELAQGEREWTHPETGQKTTDRLYDGTVFHRVISGFMIQGGDPLGNGTGGPGYQFEDEFHPDLRFDKPYLLAMANAGPGTNGSQFFVTVSPTAWLNRKHTIFGEVTDAASQKVVDTIAATQTNPRTDRPVNDVVIESVVIENR, from the coding sequence GTGGCTGAGCAGCTCTACGCCACCCTGAAGACCAACCACGGCGACATCGAAGTCCGGCTTCTGCCGAACCACGCCCCCAAGACGGTCAAGAACTTCGTCGAGCTCGCCCAGGGCGAGCGGGAGTGGACCCACCCGGAGACGGGGCAGAAGACCACGGACAGGCTCTACGACGGCACGGTCTTCCACCGGGTGATCAGTGGCTTCATGATCCAGGGCGGTGACCCGCTGGGCAACGGCACCGGCGGTCCCGGCTACCAGTTCGAGGACGAGTTCCACCCGGACCTGCGCTTCGACAAGCCCTACCTGCTGGCCATGGCCAACGCCGGGCCGGGCACCAACGGCTCGCAGTTCTTCGTCACCGTCTCGCCGACGGCGTGGCTGAACCGCAAGCACACCATCTTCGGCGAGGTCACCGACGCGGCCAGCCAGAAGGTCGTGGACACCATCGCCGCGACCCAGACGAACCCGCGCACCGACCGCCCGGTCAACGACGTGGTCATCGAGTCGGTCGTCATCGAGAACCGCTGA
- a CDS encoding class E sortase, which produces MRVIVRTLSELCLTVGSVIVLFVVHVLFWTGVQADDVMDDQIELLRKEWSKTRPAARSPASPPKPAPYARGKPFAIMYIPRLGFTWNKPVLEGTATGTLKKGLGHYVETAQLGQKGNFAVAGHRRTHGDPLKDFPELRRGDAVVLTDGTTWFTYRIDKGPHKTVPSDIEVIDPVPRTSGYTRPGRYLTLTTCEPEWGHSHRLIVWAHLDSTQPVEAGKPEALRG; this is translated from the coding sequence GTGCGTGTGATCGTCAGGACCCTCAGCGAACTGTGTCTCACCGTCGGCAGCGTGATCGTGCTGTTCGTCGTCCACGTGCTGTTCTGGACCGGCGTGCAGGCCGACGACGTCATGGACGACCAGATCGAACTGCTCCGGAAGGAGTGGTCGAAGACCCGGCCGGCGGCGCGCTCCCCCGCGAGCCCGCCGAAACCGGCGCCCTACGCCCGGGGCAAGCCCTTCGCGATCATGTACATCCCGCGTCTTGGTTTCACGTGGAACAAGCCGGTGCTCGAAGGCACGGCGACCGGCACGCTGAAGAAGGGCCTGGGCCACTACGTGGAGACCGCCCAGCTCGGCCAGAAGGGGAACTTCGCGGTCGCCGGCCACCGCCGCACTCATGGCGACCCCCTCAAGGACTTTCCCGAGCTCCGGCGGGGTGACGCCGTGGTGCTGACCGACGGCACGACCTGGTTCACGTATCGGATCGACAAAGGCCCGCACAAAACAGTGCCCTCCGACATCGAGGTGATCGACCCTGTCCCACGTACATCCGGGTACACGCGTCCGGGTCGTTATCTGACACTGACCACGTGCGAACCGGAATGGGGGCACAGTCATCGGCTGATCGTCTGGGCGCACCTGGACTCCACCCAGCCTGTGGAGGCCGGGAAACCTGAGGCGTTGCGCGGTTAG
- a CDS encoding rhomboid family intramembrane serine protease: MDDQAAGSPQDAHSVPMCYRHPDRETGIRCTRCERPICPECMVDASVGFQCPECVRGGSGTGHVPTAAMPRTIAGGAVTADPRLLTKILIGINVAVFIAVSVRESLLNDFVLLGAWPPAPYTPTQGVAGGEWYRMVTSMFTHQEIWHIAFNMLSLWWLGGPLEAALGRVRYLALYLVSGLAGSALAYLLTSPDAATLGASGAIFGLFGATAVLMRRLNYDMRPIIALLAINLIFTFSPGFNISWQAHIGGLVAGVVVGYAMVHAPRERRALIQYGTCALVLGVVVLLTLVRTAQLS; this comes from the coding sequence ATGGACGACCAGGCTGCGGGCAGCCCGCAGGACGCCCACAGCGTCCCCATGTGCTACCGCCACCCGGATCGCGAGACCGGCATCCGCTGCACCCGCTGCGAGCGCCCGATCTGCCCCGAGTGCATGGTCGACGCCTCCGTCGGCTTCCAGTGCCCCGAGTGCGTCCGCGGCGGCTCCGGCACCGGGCACGTGCCCACGGCCGCCATGCCCCGGACGATCGCGGGCGGCGCCGTCACCGCCGACCCCCGCCTGCTGACCAAGATCCTCATCGGTATCAACGTGGCGGTGTTCATCGCCGTCTCGGTCCGCGAGTCGCTCCTGAACGACTTCGTCCTGCTCGGCGCCTGGCCGCCGGCGCCCTACACGCCCACACAGGGCGTGGCGGGAGGCGAGTGGTACCGCATGGTGACCTCGATGTTCACCCACCAGGAGATCTGGCACATCGCGTTCAACATGCTCAGCCTGTGGTGGCTCGGCGGCCCACTCGAAGCGGCTCTCGGCCGGGTCCGCTACCTCGCGCTCTATCTCGTCTCGGGCCTAGCGGGCAGCGCCCTGGCCTATCTGCTGACCTCCCCGGACGCGGCGACGCTGGGCGCCTCCGGCGCGATCTTCGGCCTGTTCGGGGCCACGGCCGTGCTGATGCGCCGGCTCAACTACGACATGCGGCCGATCATCGCGCTGCTGGCGATCAACCTGATCTTCACGTTCAGCCCGGGCTTCAACATCTCCTGGCAGGCCCACATCGGCGGCCTCGTCGCCGGCGTCGTCGTCGGATACGCCATGGTCCACGCTCCGCGCGAGCGACGTGCCCTGATCCAGTACGGCACGTGTGCCCTGGTCCTCGGCGTGGTCGTCCTGTTGACCCTCGTGAGGACGGCCCAGCTCAGCTGA
- a CDS encoding class E sortase, which yields MTALRPERESDTSYGQQSYEVPGAFEEWSGGGAYGASPRPEPQPQSPSQPYMSEPEPQPQSYAPEPYPASYEPVPDEPYRPVVDEETVALRIPDPPPAADAPTSGSPGPSAARHDGPAHGGRAARRKAAKRRHGRHGGAPETRSDQDSVQDPTREERRAPLSRVEARRQARARKPGPAVVASRAIGEVFITTGVLMLLFVTYQLWWTNVRAHAQAGQEASSLQDDWANGTRNPGAFEPGQGFAILHIPKLDVVVPIAEGTNSKGVLDRGMVGHYAEGALKTAMPSDKTGNFGLAGHRNTHGEPFRYINKLTPGDPIVVETQDEYYVYKMASILPVTSPSNTSVLNPIPAGSGFTEPGRYITLTTCTPEFTSKYRMIVWGKMVEERPRSKGKPDALVS from the coding sequence GTGACGGCGCTGCGCCCCGAGCGCGAGTCCGACACCTCGTACGGGCAGCAGTCGTACGAGGTGCCGGGCGCGTTCGAGGAGTGGTCGGGCGGAGGGGCCTACGGTGCTTCTCCGCGGCCGGAACCGCAGCCGCAGTCGCCGTCACAGCCGTACATGTCTGAGCCCGAGCCGCAGCCACAGTCGTATGCGCCGGAGCCGTACCCGGCGTCGTACGAGCCCGTCCCGGACGAGCCGTACCGGCCCGTCGTCGACGAGGAGACGGTGGCGCTGCGGATACCGGATCCGCCACCCGCGGCCGATGCCCCCACATCCGGCTCTCCGGGCCCTTCCGCCGCACGGCACGACGGACCCGCCCACGGTGGGCGCGCGGCCCGCAGAAAGGCCGCCAAGCGCCGTCACGGGCGCCATGGCGGCGCGCCGGAGACCCGCTCGGACCAGGACTCGGTCCAGGACCCGACCCGGGAGGAGCGGCGGGCGCCGCTGTCGCGGGTCGAGGCGCGACGGCAGGCGCGGGCGCGCAAGCCGGGCCCGGCGGTGGTGGCCAGCCGGGCGATAGGCGAGGTGTTCATCACGACCGGCGTGCTGATGCTGCTGTTCGTGACCTACCAGCTGTGGTGGACGAACGTCCGGGCGCACGCGCAGGCCGGCCAGGAGGCCAGCAGCCTCCAGGACGACTGGGCGAACGGCACACGCAACCCGGGGGCCTTCGAGCCGGGGCAGGGCTTCGCCATCCTGCACATTCCGAAGCTGGACGTGGTGGTGCCGATCGCCGAGGGCACCAACAGCAAGGGCGTTCTCGACCGGGGCATGGTCGGCCACTACGCCGAGGGCGCGCTGAAGACCGCGATGCCCAGTGACAAGACCGGGAACTTCGGGCTCGCGGGCCACCGCAACACCCACGGAGAACCGTTCCGGTACATCAACAAGCTCACTCCGGGCGATCCGATCGTCGTGGAGACGCAGGACGAGTACTACGTCTACAAGATGGCCTCGATCCTGCCGGTGACCTCGCCCAGCAACACGAGCGTCCTGAACCCGATTCCGGCGGGGTCGGGATTCACGGAGCCCGGCCGCTACATCACGCTGACCACGTGCACGCCGGAGTTCACCAGCAAGTACCGGATGATCGTCTGGGGCAAGATGGTCGAGGAACGGCCGCGCAGCAAGGGCAAGCCGGATGCGCTCGTCAGTTAA
- the crgA gene encoding cell division protein CrgA, whose translation MPKSRIRKKADYTPPPAKQTTAIKLNSRSWVAPVMLAMFLIGLAWIVVFYVTDGSLPIDSLGNWNIVVGFGFIAAGFGVSTQWK comes from the coding sequence GTGCCGAAGTCACGTATCCGCAAGAAGGCCGACTACACGCCGCCGCCTGCGAAGCAGACGACCGCCATCAAGCTGAACAGCCGCTCCTGGGTCGCGCCCGTCATGCTGGCCATGTTCCTCATCGGCCTGGCCTGGATCGTCGTCTTCTACGTCACCGACGGCTCGCTGCCCATCGACTCGCTGGGCAACTGGAACATCGTGGTGGGCTTCGGCTTCATCGCCGCCGGATTCGGTGTCTCGACCCAGTGGAAGTAG
- a CDS encoding DUF881 domain-containing protein, translating into MSNSADSPGTGSTPERARRFRPVRILTAAVFALAGLLFFTSFNTAKGTNIRTDTSLLKLSDLIQERSRENGELDETNGILRKEIEALAERDDGSTKAEDDKLAALEKRAGTQKLTGESLTVTLNDAPPDATAKLPGYPEPQPDYLVIHQQDLQAVVNALWQGGAKGIKVMDQRLISTSAVRCVGNTLILQGRVYSPPYKITAVGDPDKLQKALAASPAIQNYMVYVNVYGLGWKVEENGPVTLPGYSGTVDLHYAKPVEE; encoded by the coding sequence TTGAGCAATTCTGCCGACTCCCCCGGGACGGGATCCACCCCTGAGCGCGCGCGCCGTTTCCGGCCCGTGCGGATCCTCACGGCGGCCGTCTTCGCTCTCGCGGGACTCCTTTTCTTCACCAGCTTCAACACCGCCAAGGGCACCAACATCCGCACGGACACGTCGCTGCTGAAGCTGTCCGACCTCATCCAGGAACGCAGCCGGGAGAACGGCGAGCTGGACGAGACCAACGGGATCCTGCGCAAGGAGATAGAGGCGCTGGCCGAGCGCGACGACGGCAGCACCAAGGCGGAGGACGACAAGCTCGCCGCCCTGGAGAAGCGCGCGGGCACGCAGAAGCTCACGGGCGAGTCGCTCACGGTCACGCTCAACGACGCCCCGCCGGACGCCACCGCCAAGCTGCCCGGCTACCCCGAACCGCAGCCCGACTACCTGGTCATCCACCAGCAGGACCTCCAGGCCGTGGTGAACGCGCTGTGGCAGGGCGGCGCCAAGGGCATCAAGGTCATGGACCAGCGGCTGATCTCCACCAGCGCGGTGCGCTGCGTGGGCAACACCCTGATCCTCCAGGGGCGCGTCTACTCACCGCCGTACAAGATCACGGCGGTCGGTGACCCGGACAAGCTCCAGAAGGCGCTCGCGGCGTCCCCGGCGATCCAGAACTACATGGTCTACGTCAACGTCTATGGGCTCGGCTGGAAAGTCGAGGAGAACGGGCCGGTGACTCTGCCCGGTTACTCGGGCACAGTGGATCTGCACTACGCGAAGCCTGTGGAGGAGTAG
- a CDS encoding peptidoglycan D,D-transpeptidase FtsI family protein, protein MNKPLRRIAVFCGLLVLALLIRDNWIQYVQADELRTDKNNRRVIIERYASPRGDIIVDGQPITGSAETSGSDFKFKRTYKNGPMWAPVTGYASQAFGATQLESIEDGILTGNDDRLFFRNTLDMLTGKKQEGGNVVTTLNGAAQKAAYNGLKKQGGKGAVVALEPSTGKILALASYPSYDPSSFAGNSTTTDTGAWQKLQKKNNPDDPMLNRALRETYPPGSTFKVVTAAAALEDGLYTEPNQETNSPDPWVMEGTNTKLPNEGNIPCKNATLRVALQYSCNTVFGKIGSDLGNDKMLDMAKKFGFTEEQFTPVRANASVFSDDMNPSETALSSIGQFNTAATPLQMAMVASAVANDGKLMKPYMVEELQARSVDTLERTEPEELSQPLSSENAQKLQSMMETVVEKGTGSNAKIPNVTVGGKTGTAQHGVDNSENPYAWFISYAKGEDGSSPVAVAVVIEDDNAVRDDISGGGLAAPIARNVMEAVIKSKQ, encoded by the coding sequence GTGAACAAGCCCCTGCGCCGGATCGCAGTCTTCTGCGGACTGCTCGTCCTGGCCCTGCTCATCCGTGACAACTGGATCCAGTACGTCCAGGCCGACGAGCTCAGGACCGACAAGAACAACCGCCGCGTCATCATCGAGCGCTACGCCTCGCCGCGCGGCGACATCATCGTCGACGGCCAGCCGATCACCGGTTCCGCCGAGACCTCGGGCAGCGACTTCAAGTTCAAGCGCACCTACAAGAACGGCCCGATGTGGGCGCCGGTCACCGGCTACGCCTCGCAGGCCTTCGGCGCCACCCAGCTGGAGTCCATCGAGGACGGCATACTCACCGGCAACGACGACCGGCTGTTCTTCCGCAACACCCTCGACATGCTCACCGGCAAGAAGCAGGAGGGCGGCAACGTCGTCACGACGCTGAACGGCGCCGCGCAGAAGGCCGCGTACAACGGTCTGAAGAAGCAGGGCGGCAAGGGCGCCGTCGTCGCCCTGGAGCCGTCCACCGGCAAGATCCTGGCCCTGGCCTCCTACCCGTCGTACGACCCGTCGTCCTTCGCCGGGAACTCCACGACGACGGACACCGGGGCCTGGCAGAAGCTGCAGAAGAAGAACAACCCCGACGACCCGATGCTCAACCGGGCGCTGCGTGAGACGTACCCGCCCGGATCCACCTTCAAGGTGGTCACCGCGGCCGCCGCCCTGGAGGACGGGCTCTACACGGAGCCGAACCAGGAGACGAACTCGCCTGACCCGTGGGTCATGGAGGGCACCAACACCAAGCTGCCGAACGAGGGCAACATCCCCTGCAAGAACGCGACGCTGCGGGTCGCCCTGCAGTACTCCTGCAACACCGTCTTCGGCAAGATCGGCTCGGACCTCGGCAACGACAAGATGCTGGACATGGCCAAGAAGTTCGGCTTCACCGAGGAGCAGTTCACGCCGGTCCGCGCCAACGCCTCGGTGTTCTCCGACGACATGAACCCGTCGGAGACCGCGCTGTCGTCGATCGGCCAGTTCAACACCGCCGCGACCCCGCTGCAGATGGCCATGGTGGCCTCGGCCGTCGCCAACGACGGCAAGCTGATGAAGCCGTACATGGTCGAGGAGCTTCAGGCTCGCAGCGTCGACACCCTCGAGAGGACCGAGCCGGAGGAGCTCAGCCAGCCGCTGTCCTCGGAGAACGCCCAGAAGCTCCAGTCGATGATGGAGACGGTCGTCGAGAAGGGCACGGGCTCCAACGCCAAGATCCCCAACGTCACCGTGGGCGGCAAGACCGGTACCGCCCAGCACGGCGTCGACAACAGCGAGAACCCCTACGCGTGGTTCATCTCGTACGCCAAGGGCGAGGACGGCAGCTCGCCGGTCGCCGTGGCGGTCGTGATCGAGGACGACAACGCCGTCCGTGACGACATCTCCGGCGGTGGCCTCGCGGCGCCGATCGCGAGGAACGTGATGGAGGCGGTCATCAAGAGCAAGCAGTGA